The segment CATATAGCACAGAATTTAAACCAGATACGCCCTATCCGGTTATCGATTCGCTTCCTGAGCAGAAGAAGATATTTCAAAAAGGTGGGACGATGAGATTGGGTAATTATCCATGCAGAATTAAAAGAAACTCCCTCGCCTTTCGTGCTTATAAAAAGAAACTTGTGTTGGAAAGACATCGACACAGGTATGAATTGAACAATAAGTTTCGGGCCAGGTTGAAAGCAAAAGGGCTTTTGGTAACTGGCGAATATGAGAAGAAACGTCTGGCAGAAATTATTGAGCTCAAAGACCACCCCTGGTTTGTAGCGGTTCAGTTTCACCCCGAATTCAAGTCCCGACCCACCAGACCCCACCCCCTGTTTAGAGAATTTATCAAAGCCTCCCTGAATAAGAAAAAAAGCATACAACTCAAAATTTGACCTAACAAGAGATTCCGAGAGAATTTAAAACCTGCTCGATAACTGATTACGTCTATATAAGAAATGGAAAGCTAAAAAATAGAATGGAAAGAATGAAAGAAGACAAAAAAGCAGTAGTATTATTGAGTGGTGGACTCGATTCATCCACTTGCCTGTACAAGGCGATAGAAGATGGGTATGTCCCTTACGCATTATGTTTTGACTACGGACAGAGGCATCTCAAAGAGGTCGAATCTTCAAGGAGAATAGCTGAGAAAGCTGGTGCAATTTTTAAAAAGATTAAGATTGATTTAAGACAAATAGGAGGTTCGGCTTTAACGGATAACATAGAAGTTCCTATGGGAAGAGAGATAGAAGAAATAATTAGCGATGTCCCTCCAACTTATGTACCGGCAAGAAATACAATTTTTCTTAGCATAGCTTTGAGTTTTGCCGAGGTGATAGAGGCAGATGCAATTTATATAGGTGCAAATGTGATAGATAGTCCAGGTTATCCGGATACAACACCGAGATATATAGAAACATATCAAAAGCTGATTAATGTAGCTATAAAAAAGACAGTAGAAGGCGGGAAAATAGAGATAAAAACCCCTTTAATTCGAATGACAAAGAAAGAAATAGTACAAGAAGCAGTAAGGCTAAAAGTGCCTTTAGAACTTACCTGGAGTTGTTATCAGGGGGAAGAAGAGCCTTGTGGCCAGTGTGATGCGTGCAAATTGAGAGCTAAAGGCTTCCAAGAAGCGGGTTTGATCGATAGTTTATGTCAGAAATATAATAAGATTTAAATAGATTACTTCACTCAATTTTTGAAATTCATGCCTAAATTCCTCTCCTCTCCCCTAAAAAATTCTCTTTCATATAAAAATTTATTGCTTTTTAGAAAGAATGCTGTTATAATTTAAAAATTGCCAGTGGGTTGTTGATATAAGTAGTGTAGGGCTTTATGCCCGTAAAAATTACGCCCATAAAGGGCTACACTACATGGAACTATTGGAGACTTTAAGGATGAGAACTTTTATTGCTGTAGGAATATCCAGTGAAGCGAGGGAAAATATTGCTCAAATTCAGGTGGAGTTGAGGAAAGGAGACACAGATGTCAAATGGGTTGAGCCTAAAAACCTCCACATCACTCTAAAATTTCTCGGCGAGGTAAGTGAGGACAAACTTTCCGGAGTAATTGAAAAGACAAAACTTGCCGTCTCAGGGATTTCCAATTTCAGGATTCACCTTTCTGGGTTAGGTAGCTTTCCCAATCTGAGGTCTCCACGAGTAGTCTGGGTTGGCGTAAACGAAGGCAAGGCGGAACTGAAAAATTTAAGTGAAAGGATTGAAGAAAACCTTTCCTATTTAGGATTTGCCAAAGAGAAAAGAGAGTTTTCTGCTCATTTAACGATTGGCAGGGTCAGGTCCCCCAAGGGAAAGGGGAAATTGGCTAAGAAAATCGAGGACTGGGAAAGGTGTGATGTAGGAGAATTTTCTGTGGACAAAGTGCTGGTTATGGAGAGTCAGCTCAGTTCCAAAGGACCCACTTACAGGATAATAGAAGAAGTAAATCTAAAATGATAATCAAGAAATTGAAAGATAAGTTACTGGAGAAGAGGTATCGTGTCATACTGGTTATGGCTTTCTTATTGCTTATGGGAGTGGCAGCTATCATTTCCCGGAAGAGTGAAATGGAGCTCCGTTCTCTCCCCTTCTCTCCTGGCGGTTTTAAGGAGATAGCCCTTACCTTTGATGATGGCCCGGTCCCCAGCGCCACACTAAAAATTTTGGAGGTGCTGAACAAAGAGGGTGTTAAGGCGACTTTCTTTGTAGTGGGAAAGATGGTGGAGAAATACCCATGGTTACTGGAACGGATATGGAAGGAAGGACACGATGTAGGCAACCATACATATAGCCATCCAGATTTAACTAAATTGTCTAAGAAAGATATCCTTGAAGAATTAGACAAGACCCGTATATTAATCAAAAAAATCACTGGAAAAGACACATATCTCTTTCGTCCCCCTGGCGGGAGATATGACAACAGGGTAATTGTAACCACTACCCTAACTGGATACAAGATGATTCTCTGGACAGATTATCCTGGTGATTATGGCTGCCCGTCCAGTAAAGTGATTTATCAAAGGACGGTTTCCAAAACGGAAGATGAAGGAATAATTCTTTTGCATAATGGATTAGATGCTACCTTGGAAGCTCTTCCTAAAATCGTTTCTGAATTGAAAAAGAAAAAATATAGGTTCGTTA is part of the bacterium genome and harbors:
- a CDS encoding polysaccharide deacetylase family protein — translated: MIIKKLKDKLLEKRYRVILVMAFLLLMGVAAIISRKSEMELRSLPFSPGGFKEIALTFDDGPVPSATLKILEVLNKEGVKATFFVVGKMVEKYPWLLERIWKEGHDVGNHTYSHPDLTKLSKKDILEELDKTRILIKKITGKDTYLFRPPGGRYDNRVIVTTTLTGYKMILWTDYPGDYGCPSSKVIYQRTVSKTEDEGIILLHNGLDATLEALPKIVSELKKKKYRFVTISELMEEIMGKESVYFEKFEREQKASPSPLEMAITD
- the thpR gene encoding RNA 2',3'-cyclic phosphodiesterase; this encodes MRTFIAVGISSEARENIAQIQVELRKGDTDVKWVEPKNLHITLKFLGEVSEDKLSGVIEKTKLAVSGISNFRIHLSGLGSFPNLRSPRVVWVGVNEGKAELKNLSERIEENLSYLGFAKEKREFSAHLTIGRVRSPKGKGKLAKKIEDWERCDVGEFSVDKVLVMESQLSSKGPTYRIIEEVNLK
- the queC gene encoding 7-cyano-7-deazaguanine synthase QueC; its protein translation is MKEDKKAVVLLSGGLDSSTCLYKAIEDGYVPYALCFDYGQRHLKEVESSRRIAEKAGAIFKKIKIDLRQIGGSALTDNIEVPMGREIEEIISDVPPTYVPARNTIFLSIALSFAEVIEADAIYIGANVIDSPGYPDTTPRYIETYQKLINVAIKKTVEGGKIEIKTPLIRMTKKEIVQEAVRLKVPLELTWSCYQGEEEPCGQCDACKLRAKGFQEAGLIDSLCQKYNKI